Proteins from one Juglans microcarpa x Juglans regia isolate MS1-56 chromosome 1S, Jm3101_v1.0, whole genome shotgun sequence genomic window:
- the LOC121247327 gene encoding uncharacterized protein LOC121247327: protein MKKKYFRGVGLNDAKLGYNPSYIWRSFWSVIDLVKDGILWRVGDGRKISVWHDRWLSCPSSYKVQCPQTTLPLDAKVNLLIDVQTGCWKKDFIFDSFNTMDAKQICKLPLSRWGVEDRIKDLVGTWGKDKIEANMESKCARCCEDVFVEALDVWAKDESPVRKWSNTEIGFTELRAIMFLKLSIEEVELMACTMRKLWLRRNLCLFEDQFDEPKKSLKNTKLAWAEFKEANLIEQRGLGTRAMRREDAKWEKPEVGRVKANWDAAVDATNRRVGIAVVVRDDQGEVLACLCSAVENQEGACQA, encoded by the exons ATGAAGAAGAAATACTTTAGAGGGGTTGGCTTGAATGATGCAAAATTGGGTTATAATCCTTCATACATATGGAGGAGCTTCTGGTCTGTCATTGATCTTGTCAAAGATGGGATTTTATGGAGGGTTGGGGACGGTAGGAAGATTAGTGTCTGGCATGACAGATGGCTCTCATGTCCTAGCTCATATAAAGTGCAATGTCCTCAAACTACTTTGCCTCTTGATGCCAAAGTTAATTTGCTGATTGATGTTCAGACTGGATGTTGGAAGAAAGATTTCATTTTTGATTCTTTCAATACAATGGATGCCAAGCAGATATGCAAGTTACCCCTTAGTAGGTGGGGTGTGGAGGATAGGATA AAAGATTTAGTAGGAACATGGGGGAAGGATAAGATCGAGGCAAATATGGAATCAAAATGTGCAAGGTGTTGTGAAGATGTTTTTGTGGAAG CTTTAGATGTATGGGCAAAGGATGAGAGTCCTGTAAGAAAATGGAGTAATACAGAGATTGGTTTTACAGAGTTACGGGCCATTATGTTTCTGAAGTTAAGTATAGAAGAGGTGGAATTAATGGCTTGCACCATGCGGAAGTTGTGGCTCAGGAGGAACCTGTGTTTATTTGAAGATCAATTTGATGAACCAAagaaaagtcttaaaaatactAAGCTGGCTTGGGCAGAATTCAAGGAAGCTAATCTGATCGAACAAAGAGGATTGGGTACTAGAGCTATGAGAAGAGAAGATGCTAAATGGGAAAAGCCTGAGGTGGGGAGGGTGAAGGCAAATTGGGATGCTGCGGTGGATGCTACCAACAGAAGAGTGGGGATTGCTGTTGTGGTGAGGGATGATCAAGGGGAGGTGCTAGCCTGTCTGTGCTCGGCTGTTGAGAATCAAGAAGGAGCTTGTCAAGCATAA